A genomic stretch from Desulfonauticus submarinus includes:
- the fabZ gene encoding 3-hydroxyacyl-ACP dehydratase FabZ produces MLEKVQGEIVSKDILDLLPHRYPFLLVDRVLEYQPFKYIKAIKCVSINEPFFQGHFPSYPVMPGVLILEALAQAGGILVMKSIPEEVENKIFLFTGMEKVRFRKSVFPGDMLSLEVSYEKHKLNLWKMNGKALVNGQVAAQGILSAAIVPREDK; encoded by the coding sequence ATGCTGGAAAAAGTCCAGGGAGAGATTGTAAGTAAAGATATTTTGGATTTATTACCCCATAGATATCCATTTTTGTTGGTAGATAGGGTGCTAGAATATCAGCCTTTTAAATATATTAAAGCCATTAAATGCGTGAGCATTAATGAACCTTTTTTTCAAGGTCATTTCCCTTCATATCCTGTTATGCCTGGGGTCCTGATTTTAGAAGCATTAGCTCAGGCAGGGGGGATTTTAGTAATGAAAAGTATTCCAGAAGAGGTAGAGAATAAGATTTTTCTTTTTACAGGTATGGAAAAGGTTCGTTTTCGAAAGTCTGTTTTTCCAGGAGATATGCTTTCTTTGGAGGTTTCCTATGAAAAGCATAAACTTAATTTGTGGAAGATGAATGGCAAAGCACTTGTTAATGGACAAGTAGCTGCTCAAGGGATACTTTCTGCTGCCATTGTTCCTAGGGAGGATAAGTAG
- the lpxA gene encoding acyl-ACP--UDP-N-acetylglucosamine O-acyltransferase, producing MIDIHPTAIVSKNAVLGENIKIGPYVIIEDKVEIGNNCQIDAFAQIKSYTKLGSNNHIFSYAFVGEIPQDLKFKGEESWLIIGDNNKIREYTTLHRGTEEGGGITKVGSDCLFMAYSHVAHDCQIGDGVILANCATLAGHVVVGDYATIGGLSAVHQFVHIGKYAFIGGKTGVAQDVPPYMLVAGERAKAYGPNIIGLKRKGFLREEIYALKKASYILWQSGLTQEQAILKMKEELGQYKTVLELIKFIQDSKRGIISFSKDK from the coding sequence GTGATAGATATTCATCCTACAGCCATAGTAAGTAAAAATGCAGTTTTAGGAGAAAATATAAAGATTGGACCTTATGTTATTATAGAAGATAAAGTGGAAATAGGAAATAATTGTCAAATAGATGCCTTTGCGCAGATAAAATCTTATACTAAGTTAGGTTCAAATAATCACATATTCTCTTATGCCTTTGTAGGAGAGATACCTCAAGACTTAAAGTTTAAGGGTGAGGAGTCTTGGTTGATTATTGGAGATAATAATAAAATAAGAGAATATACAACCCTTCATCGAGGAACTGAAGAAGGTGGTGGGATAACTAAAGTAGGAAGTGATTGCCTTTTTATGGCTTATTCTCATGTAGCCCATGATTGTCAGATTGGAGATGGGGTAATTTTAGCTAATTGTGCTACTTTGGCTGGACATGTAGTGGTTGGAGATTACGCGACTATTGGGGGATTATCTGCTGTTCATCAATTTGTGCATATAGGCAAATATGCTTTTATTGGGGGCAAAACAGGAGTTGCTCAAGATGTACCACCTTATATGTTGGTGGCTGGGGAAAGGGCTAAGGCTTATGGGCCGAATATTATTGGTCTTAAGCGAAAAGGATTTTTGCGTGAGGAGATATACGCACTTAAAAAGGCATCTTATATTTTATGGCAGTCTGGTCTTACCCAAGAGCAAGCTATTCTCAAGATGAAAGAAGAATTAGGACAATATAAGACTGTATTGGAACTGATTAAATTTATTCAAGATAGTAAACGAGGAATTATCTCGTTTTCTAAAGACAAATGA